A single window of Rhizobium sp. CCGE531 DNA harbors:
- a CDS encoding LysR family transcriptional regulator — protein sequence MDRDLLTHLPVIATVARRGGFAAAASELGMSASAVSHAVRLVEERLGQPLFARTTRSVALTEAGRSLIGTITPALQDIQERIERIKAVKGRPSGLLRINASRVCLPLAVTRVIAAMAERYPEVEVEIFSDERLTDIVAEGFDAGIRIGEMIAQDMVAVRLTPPFRSVIVASPGYIARFGRPNTLADLSSHNCIGYRLMRSGGFYQWEFVEDGRDVAVTVSGQAIVTESHSAIELALAGVGLAYVFEPLVQPEIGSGRLIQLLGDYAVTEAGLFLYFPRRAELAPKLRAFIDTVRHIGRESPTG from the coding sequence ATGGATCGCGATCTGCTGACACATCTGCCTGTTATCGCCACCGTCGCGCGCCGCGGCGGATTCGCCGCGGCCGCCAGTGAATTGGGCATGAGCGCATCGGCCGTCAGCCATGCCGTGCGACTGGTGGAGGAAAGGCTCGGACAGCCACTTTTTGCGCGTACGACGCGCAGCGTGGCGTTGACCGAGGCAGGCAGGAGCCTGATCGGCACCATCACCCCGGCGCTGCAGGACATCCAAGAGCGCATCGAGCGCATAAAGGCCGTCAAGGGAAGGCCGAGCGGCCTCTTGCGCATCAATGCATCTCGTGTCTGCCTGCCGCTTGCGGTCACCCGCGTGATAGCGGCCATGGCCGAACGCTATCCGGAAGTCGAAGTTGAAATCTTCTCCGATGAACGGCTGACCGACATCGTCGCCGAGGGCTTCGATGCCGGCATACGCATCGGCGAAATGATCGCGCAGGACATGGTGGCCGTCCGCCTCACCCCGCCTTTCCGATCAGTCATCGTCGCTTCCCCCGGTTACATCGCGCGTTTCGGCCGCCCCAACACCCTCGCCGACCTTTCCAGCCACAATTGCATCGGCTACCGGCTCATGCGTTCCGGCGGCTTCTATCAATGGGAATTCGTCGAGGATGGACGGGATGTCGCTGTTACGGTGAGCGGTCAGGCGATCGTGACGGAATCGCATTCGGCAATCGAACTGGCATTGGCCGGCGTGGGGCTCGCCTATGTATTCGAGCCGCTGGTGCAGCCGGAAATCGGATCCGGCAGGCTTATTCAGCTGTTGGGTGACTATGCCGTCACCGAGGCTGGCCTTTTCCTTTACTTCCCGCGCCGCGCCGAGCTGGCGCCTAAGCTGCGGGCCTTTATCGACACCGTACGGCATATCGGCCGCGAGTCGCCCACTGGCTAG
- a CDS encoding pilus assembly protein TadG-related protein — protein MRKLLAERSGNFGITTALIAVPLIAAGGLALDVTNAMLVRTELQNAADAAAVGAIADSSPAVAAAMAMTQDGTVTIGQDDANKLFLGQASGDLPNTPVTVNVAVTRTGNIVSSIVSFSANVPTTLSQIIGKTSIPVSGSASAQYQTATFMDFYMLLDNTPSMGIGATMTDIQTMVANTSDKCAFACHDQNNPNNYYNLASRLGVKTRIAVVGQATQSLTDTAKTNRVTPDQYRMAVYTFGSDTTKIGLTNVSALSSDMAQVKNATGAVDLMSVRGQGDNNDQDTSFDTMLTQLAPIIGTGGSGKTSSDRQKVLFLVTDGVGDSYKPNTCTKPTTGGRCQEPLATAFCQPLKNQNIKIAILYTTYFPLPTNGWYNQWIAPFQSQIGTNLQSCASPGLYFEVSPTQGISDAMNALFLKVIRTPRITS, from the coding sequence TTGCGAAAATTACTCGCGGAGAGGTCGGGCAACTTTGGGATAACGACTGCCCTGATCGCTGTTCCGCTAATCGCGGCAGGCGGCCTGGCGCTTGATGTCACCAATGCCATGCTCGTCAGGACGGAATTGCAAAATGCCGCGGATGCAGCCGCGGTCGGTGCAATCGCAGATTCATCCCCGGCCGTCGCGGCTGCCATGGCTATGACGCAGGACGGCACCGTCACTATCGGTCAGGATGATGCCAACAAGCTCTTTCTAGGTCAGGCGTCCGGCGATCTTCCGAACACGCCTGTGACCGTCAATGTCGCGGTGACACGCACGGGAAACATCGTCTCGTCGATTGTCAGCTTCTCGGCCAATGTGCCGACCACGCTCAGCCAGATTATCGGGAAGACGTCCATTCCCGTGAGCGGTTCCGCATCCGCGCAGTATCAGACGGCGACCTTCATGGACTTCTATATGTTGCTGGACAACACGCCTTCCATGGGGATCGGTGCTACCATGACCGATATTCAGACAATGGTGGCAAACACGTCAGACAAATGCGCCTTTGCCTGCCACGATCAAAATAACCCCAACAATTACTACAATCTTGCAAGTCGGCTTGGCGTCAAGACCCGCATTGCTGTCGTCGGGCAGGCGACACAGTCGCTTACGGATACTGCTAAGACGAACCGGGTAACACCCGATCAGTACAGGATGGCCGTCTATACATTCGGTTCTGACACGACGAAAATTGGCTTGACCAACGTATCAGCGCTGTCATCCGATATGGCGCAGGTTAAAAATGCGACTGGTGCCGTGGACCTGATGAGTGTCCGAGGACAAGGCGACAACAACGACCAGGATACGAGTTTCGATACCATGCTGACGCAACTCGCGCCGATCATCGGCACCGGCGGCAGCGGAAAAACCAGCTCCGATCGTCAGAAGGTCCTCTTCCTTGTCACTGACGGCGTCGGTGACAGCTATAAGCCCAACACCTGCACCAAGCCGACCACGGGCGGGCGTTGCCAGGAGCCGCTCGCCACTGCCTTCTGCCAGCCCCTGAAGAACCAGAATATCAAGATCGCCATCCTTTACACGACCTATTTTCCCCTGCCGACAAACGGCTGGTACAATCAATGGATCGCGCCCTTCCAATCGCAGATCGGGACGAACCTGCAGAGCTGCGCCTCGCCTGGGCTCTACTTCGAAGTCAGTCCGACGCAGGGCATTTCCGACGCCATGAATGCCTTGTTCCTGAAGGTCATTCGCACGCCGCGCATTACAAGCTGA
- a CDS encoding bifunctional diguanylate cyclase/phosphodiesterase codes for MRVISCIFTEHNLWLVLLAAFVCVSGGWITFGLLRQAGKTRDVQRGGWIFLTAVAAGSSIWCTHFIAMLAYEVGAPVTFDPILTMASLLLAAIGCAFGFTITLSGLPRIAPELGGAIVGLAITAMHYTGMMAYHVDGIVEWNEGYVVGSVVLSVIFAVLALHQAIRRPWHFSGLAALVLFVVAVVSLHFTAMTAVSVTPLAIGAGLGDSYALEAMAVAVAGGGLLIIGTGIASYMIDERASRESILKLQHMALNDLLTGLPNRGSFADYLRGEIQHAKEDGVKLAVIGIDLDRFKEINDLRGHKAGDQALKAIGRRLARLVKDGEFVARVGGDEFAAVKRFQNQSELLDFVARLEKTLFEPIRIDDFETATGASIGVAIYPDDGIDQERLVSNADLAMYRAKADVGRAVCFYESRMDEAARARHMLAQDLRRAVELDQLELHYQVQTSVSTGEICGYEVLARWHHPEHGAVPPSEFIPIAEESGTILVIGEWVLRTACREAASWAKPYKIAVNLSPVQFAHADLARLVHSILLETGLPPKRLELEITESTIIADKSRTLHVLRQIRALGVTIAIDDFGTGYSSLDTLRSFPFDKIKLDRSFMNEVDRSIQAKAIVRAVLTLGKSLEIPVLAEGVETDHQLEILRVEGCDEAQGFFLGRPKPVAQIFQMTATDEDEGSPFSGRVPPQRMRRR; via the coding sequence GTGCGCGTTATTTCCTGCATCTTCACGGAGCATAATCTGTGGCTTGTTCTTCTTGCGGCATTTGTCTGCGTCAGCGGCGGATGGATCACGTTCGGCCTGTTGCGGCAGGCGGGAAAGACGCGCGATGTTCAACGCGGCGGATGGATTTTCCTGACGGCGGTGGCAGCAGGATCCTCGATCTGGTGCACGCATTTCATCGCCATGCTGGCCTATGAGGTCGGGGCGCCGGTTACCTTCGATCCAATCCTCACCATGGCCTCCCTTCTCCTGGCCGCGATCGGCTGCGCCTTCGGTTTCACGATCACCCTCTCCGGCCTGCCGCGGATAGCGCCGGAATTGGGAGGCGCCATCGTCGGCCTTGCGATTACGGCCATGCATTACACCGGCATGATGGCCTATCACGTCGATGGCATTGTCGAGTGGAATGAGGGCTATGTCGTCGGCTCCGTCGTGCTTTCGGTGATCTTCGCCGTGCTGGCCCTTCATCAAGCGATCCGCCGCCCCTGGCATTTTTCAGGGCTTGCCGCACTCGTCCTTTTCGTCGTCGCGGTCGTGTCGCTTCACTTTACGGCAATGACGGCCGTATCGGTGACCCCACTGGCAATCGGCGCCGGACTTGGCGATTCCTATGCGCTGGAGGCCATGGCCGTGGCGGTTGCCGGCGGCGGGCTGCTCATTATCGGCACGGGCATCGCAAGCTACATGATCGATGAGCGCGCCTCGCGCGAATCCATCCTGAAACTCCAGCATATGGCCCTGAACGACCTGCTGACGGGCCTGCCCAATCGCGGCAGCTTCGCCGATTATCTTCGGGGCGAAATCCAGCATGCCAAGGAAGACGGCGTCAAACTTGCGGTGATCGGCATAGATCTCGACCGCTTCAAGGAGATCAACGACCTGCGCGGCCATAAGGCCGGTGATCAGGCTCTCAAGGCGATCGGACGGCGGCTTGCGCGTCTCGTCAAGGATGGAGAGTTCGTCGCGCGCGTCGGCGGCGACGAGTTCGCGGCAGTCAAACGGTTCCAGAACCAAAGCGAGCTCCTGGATTTCGTGGCTCGCCTGGAAAAGACCCTGTTCGAACCCATCCGCATCGATGATTTCGAGACGGCGACCGGCGCGAGCATCGGCGTCGCCATCTATCCGGATGACGGCATCGATCAAGAGCGCCTGGTCAGCAATGCCGATCTCGCCATGTATCGCGCCAAGGCTGATGTCGGCCGCGCGGTCTGTTTCTACGAGTCCAGGATGGATGAGGCGGCGCGCGCCCGGCATATGCTGGCGCAGGATCTGCGCCGCGCCGTCGAGCTGGATCAACTCGAGCTGCATTATCAGGTGCAGACTTCGGTCAGCACCGGCGAGATCTGCGGCTATGAGGTTCTGGCCCGCTGGCACCACCCCGAACACGGCGCTGTACCACCCTCGGAATTCATTCCCATCGCGGAAGAGAGCGGCACGATCCTCGTCATCGGCGAATGGGTGCTGCGAACCGCCTGCAGGGAGGCCGCATCATGGGCCAAGCCCTACAAGATCGCCGTCAATCTCTCGCCGGTACAATTTGCCCATGCCGATCTTGCCCGGCTGGTTCATTCGATCCTTCTTGAAACCGGCCTGCCGCCGAAGCGGCTGGAATTGGAAATCACCGAGTCCACCATCATCGCCGACAAGAGCCGCACGCTGCATGTGCTTCGGCAGATCCGGGCGCTCGGCGTAACCATCGCCATCGATGATTTCGGAACCGGATATTCGTCGCTCGACACACTGCGCTCATTCCCCTTCGACAAGATCAAGCTCGACCGGTCCTTCATGAACGAGGTGGACCGGAGCATCCAGGCAAAGGCGATCGTGCGCGCCGTGCTGACACTCGGCAAGAGCCTCGAGATTCCGGTCCTGGCGGAGGGCGTAGAAACCGATCATCAGCTGGAAATCCTGCGCGTCGAAGGCTGCGACGAAGCACAGGGCTTCTTCCTTGGCCGCCCGAAGCCCGTCGCACAGATCTTTCAAATGACGGCCACCGACGAGGACGAAGGATCACCATTCTCCGGCCGCGTTCCGCCGCAACGCATGCGTCGCCGCTAG
- a CDS encoding ROK family transcriptional regulator, translating into MTAFEKSPLASENERLILDIVRRHEPIPRATITAQTNLTQQSVHRLVETLMARGLLRAGAPLKGARGQPSPTIELARQAAYSIGISVNTDAVTLSVADFGCDIIGQETFKGVPVDRKATLAALAQELDFLLNEQTLSRDSLVGLGFAMSGFFVGDNRHFNAPEPLRDWSLIDLQPELEDAFGLPVWLENNATTGAIGESLRGVGRWCQTFAYLSFNYGFGGGLVLEGRPYLGFHGNAGEFSVIYNPDEAPRRPALQYLIRILRENGIEIGSIEELKQDFDPSWPGVESWLSETMPMLDRLIATLAGVLDPQAIVFGGQLPLRLGQMIIDRMNVPSQRPHRYGVAPLGPRLVLSETKGDASAIGAALLPLKFRYFL; encoded by the coding sequence ATGACAGCATTTGAGAAATCCCCGCTGGCGAGCGAAAACGAACGCCTCATCCTTGATATCGTGCGCCGACATGAACCGATCCCGCGCGCCACCATAACGGCCCAAACCAATCTGACGCAGCAATCAGTGCATCGCCTGGTCGAAACCTTGATGGCGCGGGGTCTGCTCCGCGCCGGTGCGCCCCTCAAGGGAGCGCGCGGCCAGCCGAGCCCGACAATCGAACTGGCAAGGCAAGCCGCTTACTCGATCGGCATTTCCGTCAATACCGATGCCGTAACGCTGTCGGTTGCCGATTTCGGCTGCGATATCATTGGTCAGGAGACCTTTAAGGGAGTGCCGGTTGATCGCAAGGCAACGCTGGCGGCCCTAGCGCAAGAACTTGATTTTCTTTTGAATGAACAAACACTATCGCGCGATAGTCTTGTCGGGCTGGGCTTTGCCATGTCCGGTTTTTTTGTCGGTGACAATCGCCATTTCAATGCGCCCGAGCCGTTGCGGGACTGGTCGCTGATCGATCTACAGCCGGAGCTTGAGGATGCGTTCGGATTGCCGGTGTGGCTGGAAAACAATGCGACGACCGGCGCCATCGGCGAAAGCCTGCGTGGCGTCGGGCGCTGGTGCCAGACCTTCGCCTATCTGTCCTTCAACTACGGATTTGGCGGCGGTCTTGTCCTCGAGGGCAGGCCTTATCTCGGTTTCCACGGCAATGCGGGGGAATTCAGCGTCATCTATAATCCGGACGAAGCGCCACGACGACCGGCGCTGCAATATCTTATCCGCATATTGCGCGAGAACGGTATCGAGATAGGCTCCATCGAGGAACTGAAGCAAGATTTCGATCCTTCCTGGCCGGGCGTGGAGAGTTGGCTCTCCGAAACCATGCCGATGCTTGACCGCTTGATTGCTACGCTTGCCGGGGTGCTCGATCCGCAGGCGATCGTCTTCGGCGGCCAGCTCCCGCTAAGGCTCGGGCAGATGATCATCGATCGCATGAATGTGCCCTCCCAGCGCCCGCATCGTTATGGTGTCGCACCGCTCGGGCCACGGCTGGTTCTCAGTGAGACGAAAGGCGATGCCAGCGCGATCGGGGCCGCCCTGCTTCCGTTGAAGTTCCGGTATTTCCTGTGA
- a CDS encoding DUF1402 family protein, with amino-acid sequence MRTRLSTFPALGFLFVLALTNICFASELVRVPQGNRNNLQPPIPNTSVLRAKAFNTTYEEKYQKIVGVLREDKDLVASIRKAATAYQIDPIHIVGALVGEHTYNITIVNRVKSYYVKALAYSQSDFKFAYKEVTVQAFLKRPEFAHCDAFTGSAELWECRDETWDKSFRAKVIDGVAYENMTFQRAFFQPFFAGQTFGLGQISPLTALEATDLVHATSGLSKLSVDDPQAIYRDIMDPDRSVIYIAAIVRDAIDAYRAQGFDITDNPGLTATLYNVGQPRRRALALRQAADASGGKKLPEENYYGWLVNDRLPELRGLLGE; translated from the coding sequence ATGCGAACACGCCTGTCGACCTTCCCGGCACTCGGTTTCCTTTTTGTCCTTGCACTGACGAACATTTGCTTCGCGTCTGAACTCGTGCGCGTCCCCCAGGGCAATCGCAACAATCTTCAGCCCCCTATACCCAACACATCGGTGCTGCGGGCGAAGGCGTTCAACACGACATATGAGGAAAAATACCAGAAGATCGTCGGCGTGCTTCGCGAGGACAAGGACCTGGTGGCTTCGATCAGGAAGGCCGCGACGGCCTATCAGATCGACCCCATCCACATTGTCGGCGCGCTTGTCGGCGAACATACGTACAACATCACGATCGTGAACAGGGTGAAGTCCTATTACGTCAAGGCGCTTGCCTATTCGCAATCCGATTTCAAGTTCGCCTATAAGGAGGTGACCGTCCAGGCCTTCCTGAAGAGGCCGGAATTCGCCCATTGCGATGCCTTCACCGGCAGCGCCGAACTCTGGGAATGCCGTGACGAAACCTGGGACAAGAGTTTTCGCGCCAAGGTCATCGATGGCGTCGCCTATGAAAACATGACGTTCCAGCGCGCCTTCTTCCAGCCGTTCTTCGCGGGCCAAACCTTCGGCCTTGGCCAGATCAGCCCGTTGACCGCGCTCGAGGCCACTGATCTCGTGCATGCCACCAGCGGCTTGTCGAAACTGTCCGTCGACGATCCGCAGGCCATCTACCGTGACATCATGGATCCCGATCGCAGCGTGATCTATATCGCCGCGATCGTCAGGGATGCGATCGATGCCTATCGCGCCCAGGGTTTCGACATCACCGACAATCCCGGTCTGACGGCAACGCTCTATAATGTCGGGCAGCCGCGGCGGCGCGCACTTGCCTTGCGACAGGCCGCGGATGCTTCAGGCGGCAAGAAGCTGCCGGAAGAGAATTATTATGGCTGGCTGGTGAACGACCGGCTGCCGGAGCTGCGTGGCTTGTTGGGAGAGTAG
- a CDS encoding aldo/keto reductase encodes MSMEFYALGNSGLKVTRLALGTMTFGTEWGWGSDKAAARAIFNAYVDAGGNFFDTADAYAGGTSETWLGEFIAERGLRDDAVIATKFTMNLTARTPNAAGNGRKNILRAVEGSLKRLNTDHIDLYLMHCWDRLTPPEEVMRTFDDLVRSGKVRHVGLSDVPAWYASRAQAVAEHRGYEPISALQLEYSLAERNIENEFVPFGTRYGAGIMSWSPLASGLLSGKYRPSGEGETAGRLETVRGTTNPGFQKFTDRNWAIVAELEKVAAELGRSMAQVAVNWAMTQPGIASIIVGATKLAQLTDNLGALDFTIPSELRHRLDDVSALQPTFPYSFFGPEVQGGLTGGQTVGGKPAGYYPDLKLSGQFAGVS; translated from the coding sequence ATGAGCATGGAGTTTTACGCGCTTGGCAACAGCGGCCTGAAGGTGACACGGCTTGCCCTCGGCACCATGACTTTCGGCACGGAATGGGGGTGGGGATCGGACAAGGCGGCAGCACGTGCCATCTTCAATGCCTATGTCGATGCCGGCGGCAACTTCTTCGATACGGCCGATGCCTATGCGGGCGGCACGTCGGAGACGTGGCTGGGCGAGTTCATCGCCGAACGCGGGCTGCGCGATGATGCGGTGATCGCGACCAAGTTCACCATGAACCTTACCGCTCGCACGCCGAACGCGGCCGGCAACGGCCGCAAGAACATCCTTCGGGCTGTCGAAGGCTCGTTGAAGCGGCTCAATACGGATCACATCGATCTCTATCTCATGCATTGCTGGGATCGCCTGACACCGCCGGAGGAGGTGATGCGCACCTTCGACGATCTCGTTCGCTCCGGTAAGGTACGGCATGTCGGCTTATCCGATGTGCCCGCCTGGTACGCCAGCCGCGCCCAGGCCGTTGCCGAACATCGCGGCTACGAGCCGATCTCGGCGCTGCAGCTCGAATATTCGCTGGCGGAGCGCAATATCGAGAACGAGTTCGTGCCATTCGGCACCCGCTATGGCGCGGGGATCATGTCCTGGAGCCCGCTGGCGAGCGGCCTCCTGAGCGGCAAATATCGCCCAAGCGGCGAGGGGGAGACCGCCGGCCGGCTCGAGACGGTGCGCGGCACCACCAATCCCGGTTTCCAGAAATTTACCGATCGTAACTGGGCCATCGTTGCCGAACTGGAGAAGGTGGCGGCGGAGCTCGGGCGCAGCATGGCGCAGGTGGCGGTCAACTGGGCGATGACGCAGCCCGGAATAGCCTCGATCATCGTCGGTGCCACCAAGCTGGCGCAATTGACCGACAATCTCGGCGCCTTGGACTTCACGATACCGTCCGAGTTGCGTCACCGTCTTGACGACGTCAGCGCCTTGCAGCCGACCTTTCCTTATTCGTTCTTCGGGCCAGAGGTCCAGGGCGGCCTGACCGGCGGTCAGACGGTCGGAGGCAAGCCCGCCGGTTATTATCCGGATCTGAAACTCTCCGGGCAATTTGCCGGCGTCAGCTAA
- a CDS encoding helix-turn-helix transcriptional regulator, which translates to MQDSPKRKLPSPIDVEVGKRIRAQRRLLGMSQSGLAEKLDLTFQQVQKYEKGTNRVGASRLQRVAESLGVPISHFFDNPTLDDQASPNEAHALKNDLVRFLSSEEGLELNRAFAKIKDARTRQKIVGLLKSLTLA; encoded by the coding sequence GTGCAAGATAGCCCGAAAAGAAAGCTGCCCAGTCCCATCGATGTAGAAGTTGGCAAGCGCATCCGCGCGCAACGACGCTTGCTAGGCATGAGCCAATCGGGATTGGCTGAAAAGCTGGATCTGACGTTCCAGCAAGTTCAGAAATATGAGAAAGGCACCAACCGCGTCGGTGCAAGTCGTTTGCAGCGCGTGGCGGAGAGCCTCGGCGTTCCGATCTCGCATTTCTTCGACAATCCCACGCTGGACGACCAAGCTTCGCCCAATGAGGCGCATGCTCTCAAGAACGACCTCGTCAGGTTCCTTTCATCGGAGGAAGGCCTGGAACTCAATCGCGCTTTTGCAAAGATCAAGGATGCAAGGACGCGTCAAAAAATCGTGGGCCTGCTCAAGTCGCTTACCTTGGCCTAG
- a CDS encoding glycoside hydrolase family 3 C-terminal domain-containing protein — MIDDILDRMTLEEQVSLLSGADFWTTVPVERLGVPKIKVTDGPNGARGAGSLVAGVNAACFPVAIALGATWDPALVQRMGAALAGQAKSKGASVLLAPTVNVHRSGLNGRNFECYSEDPVLTAELAVAYIQGVQSQGIAATIKHFAGNESEIERQTMSSDIDERALREIYLPPFEQAVKKAGVMAVMSSYNRLNGTYTSEHSWLLTKVLREEWGFDGIVMSDWFGSHSTAPTVNAGLDLEMPGPTRDRGEKLVAAVRNGEVKAETVREAASRILTLLERVGAFEKAPDLSEQALDLPEDRALIRQLGAEGAVLLKNDGILPLQKAGLGHVAVIGPNAAEVRVMGGGSAQIAAHYKVSPLEGIREALSNANSIHYAAACRNNRLINVFSGEMRVEYFKGRDLAGPAMATETASKGEFFWFELPSSELDPSDFSARMTVSYIPVESGEHVFGMTNAGLARLYVDGKLVVDGYDGWSRGDNYFGTANVEQRQAIHLEAGQRYQMTVEYCSPAASEEGINLTAVRFGVEKPLGEAEMLDAVAKAENADIVLLFVGRDGEWDTEGLDLPDMRLPGRQEELIERVATVNANVIVVLQTGGPIEMPWLGKVRAVLQIWYPGQELGHAVADVLFGDVEPGGRLPQTFPKLLSDNCAMVGDPQVYPGKDGHVRYAEGVFVGYRHHDNSGIEPLFPFGFGLGYTRFSWSKAKASTTQMGAEGVTVTIDVTNIGERTGSELVQLYVRPVGSKIERPEKELRAFAKLRLAPGETGTASLVVRPRDLSYFDEGTKTFRAAAGRYELVAAANAADIRSTVAIELASEWIGETDDRSI; from the coding sequence ATGATTGATGATATTCTCGACCGGATGACGCTTGAGGAGCAGGTTTCGCTGCTGTCGGGCGCCGATTTCTGGACTACGGTGCCGGTTGAACGTCTCGGCGTTCCGAAGATCAAGGTCACGGATGGTCCGAACGGCGCGCGCGGTGCGGGCTCGCTTGTTGCCGGCGTCAATGCTGCCTGCTTTCCCGTCGCCATCGCGCTTGGCGCCACATGGGATCCGGCGCTCGTCCAGCGCATGGGCGCGGCACTCGCCGGTCAGGCCAAGAGCAAGGGCGCATCGGTGCTCTTGGCGCCGACGGTCAATGTCCACCGGTCCGGCCTGAATGGCCGTAATTTCGAATGCTATTCGGAAGATCCCGTGCTGACGGCCGAACTCGCTGTCGCCTATATCCAGGGCGTGCAGAGCCAGGGCATTGCCGCCACCATCAAGCATTTCGCGGGCAATGAATCCGAAATCGAGCGTCAGACGATGTCCTCGGATATCGACGAACGGGCGCTGCGCGAAATCTATCTGCCGCCGTTCGAACAGGCCGTGAAGAAAGCGGGAGTCATGGCGGTCATGTCTTCCTATAACAGGCTGAACGGTACCTATACCAGCGAGCATTCTTGGCTATTGACCAAGGTCCTGCGCGAGGAATGGGGTTTCGACGGCATCGTCATGTCCGATTGGTTCGGCTCGCATTCGACGGCGCCGACGGTCAATGCCGGACTTGATCTGGAAATGCCCGGCCCGACGCGTGACCGCGGCGAAAAGCTGGTGGCGGCTGTGCGCAACGGCGAGGTGAAGGCGGAGACGGTGCGCGAAGCTGCCAGCCGCATTCTGACGCTGCTCGAGCGCGTGGGTGCTTTCGAGAAGGCACCCGATTTGAGCGAGCAGGCGCTGGATCTGCCGGAAGACAGGGCTTTGATCCGTCAGCTCGGCGCCGAAGGCGCAGTCCTTTTGAAGAACGACGGCATTCTGCCTCTGCAGAAAGCAGGGCTCGGGCATGTGGCGGTTATCGGACCGAATGCAGCCGAAGTTCGTGTCATGGGTGGCGGCAGCGCCCAGATTGCCGCGCACTACAAAGTTAGTCCGCTGGAGGGCATCCGTGAGGCGCTGTCGAATGCCAACAGCATTCATTACGCGGCAGCCTGCCGCAACAATCGGCTGATCAACGTCTTTTCCGGTGAGATGCGGGTGGAGTATTTCAAGGGCCGCGATCTCGCCGGGCCGGCGATGGCCACCGAAACGGCGAGCAAGGGCGAGTTTTTCTGGTTCGAGCTGCCGTCTTCCGAACTTGATCCAAGCGATTTCTCCGCTCGCATGACAGTGTCCTACATTCCGGTGGAAAGCGGCGAGCATGTATTCGGCATGACCAATGCAGGCCTCGCCAGGCTCTATGTCGATGGCAAGCTCGTCGTGGACGGCTATGACGGCTGGTCTCGCGGCGACAACTATTTCGGCACGGCCAATGTCGAGCAGCGGCAGGCTATTCATCTTGAGGCCGGCCAGCGATACCAGATGACCGTCGAATATTGCTCCCCAGCGGCGAGCGAGGAGGGGATCAATCTGACGGCGGTCCGTTTCGGCGTCGAAAAGCCGCTCGGTGAGGCCGAGATGCTGGATGCCGTCGCAAAAGCCGAGAATGCCGATATCGTCCTGCTCTTTGTGGGTCGTGATGGCGAATGGGATACCGAAGGGCTCGATCTGCCTGACATGCGCCTGCCCGGCCGGCAGGAGGAGCTGATCGAGCGCGTAGCAACCGTCAACGCTAACGTTATCGTCGTGCTGCAGACGGGCGGCCCCATCGAAATGCCTTGGCTCGGTAAGGTCAGGGCCGTGTTGCAGATATGGTATCCTGGCCAGGAATTGGGGCACGCCGTCGCCGATGTGCTGTTCGGCGATGTCGAGCCCGGCGGCCGCTTGCCGCAGACCTTCCCGAAGCTTCTCTCGGACAATTGCGCCATGGTTGGGGATCCGCAGGTTTATCCCGGCAAGGACGGGCATGTGCGTTACGCCGAAGGCGTCTTCGTCGGCTATCGTCATCATGATAACAGCGGTATCGAACCCCTGTTTCCGTTCGGCTTCGGTCTCGGCTACACACGCTTTTCCTGGAGCAAGGCAAAGGCGTCGACGACGCAGATGGGCGCAGAGGGCGTCACGGTTACGATCGATGTCACCAATATCGGCGAGAGAACGGGCTCCGAACTCGTGCAGCTTTATGTGCGGCCCGTCGGTTCCAAGATCGAGCGTCCGGAAAAGGAGCTGCGCGCCTTTGCCAAGCTGCGACTGGCGCCGGGCGAAACGGGCACGGCTTCACTGGTCGTGCGGCCGCGTGATCTCAGCTATTTCGATGAGGGAACGAAGACCTTTCGCGCGGCAGCCGGCCGCTACGAACTTGTTGCTGCCGCCAATGCCGCCGACATCCGGTCCACTGTGGCGATCGAACTCGCAAGCGAATGGATCGGCGAGACTGACGACCGTTCGATTTGA